The following are encoded together in the Pectobacterium wasabiae CFBP 3304 genome:
- a CDS encoding SDR family oxidoreductase, with protein MQTTNNTILITGGGSGIGRELALRFNDLGNTVIVTGRRASLLQETINGRKNMHAFELDIDDPKAINVFAQRIVTEYPSLNVLINNAGIMRYEDLSTRSDLCDAQAQITTNVLGPIRLTNALIDHLKSQQHSAIVNVSSGLAFVPRADAAVYSATKAAVHSYTVSLRHQLVDQVEVIELVPPGIQTELTPGQSDREGYMPLNAYIDEVMTLFCKQPTPNEIVVERAQLQRLAEREGRFEQVFDLINARATEQHTKSK; from the coding sequence ATGCAAACGACAAATAACACAATACTCATTACGGGAGGCGGTTCCGGCATTGGTCGCGAGCTTGCACTGCGTTTCAACGATCTCGGCAACACAGTCATTGTGACGGGGCGGCGAGCATCTCTCCTGCAGGAGACGATCAATGGACGGAAAAATATGCACGCATTTGAGTTAGATATCGACGATCCCAAGGCGATTAATGTGTTTGCTCAGCGGATCGTGACTGAATATCCATCCCTCAACGTCCTGATTAACAATGCTGGCATCATGCGTTACGAAGATCTGAGTACTAGAAGCGATCTGTGCGATGCGCAGGCGCAGATTACGACAAATGTGCTTGGGCCTATCCGCCTCACTAATGCCCTTATCGATCACCTGAAGAGCCAACAGCATTCTGCGATCGTCAATGTGTCTTCCGGTCTGGCTTTTGTTCCGCGCGCTGACGCGGCGGTTTATAGCGCGACTAAGGCTGCCGTTCATTCCTACACCGTGTCATTGCGGCATCAGCTCGTGGATCAGGTGGAAGTCATCGAGCTCGTACCACCGGGTATCCAGACTGAGCTCACGCCGGGGCAGTCGGATCGCGAAGGCTACATGCCTCTGAACGCATATATTGATGAAGTTATGACACTGTTTTGCAAGCAACCGACGCCAAACGAGATCGTTGTAGAGCGTGCTCAACTGCAACGCTTGGCTGAGCGTGAAGGGCGCTTCGAACAGGTGTTTGATTTGATCAATGCGCGGGCAACTGAGCAGCACACTAAAAGTAAATAA
- a CDS encoding winged helix-turn-helix transcriptional regulator: MSIDFAKHSEVQRKLSSATKQDPRVETLVNEVIGRVADKWTMLILEVLAENGELRFTQLAKKVAGISQKMLTQTLREMEREGLVIRTVHPVIPPKVEYRLTDLGLGLGAAFCGVWVWAEQNLEIIEQARSAFDLRSKGS; encoded by the coding sequence ATGAGCATCGACTTCGCTAAACACTCAGAAGTCCAGAGAAAGCTTTCATCAGCGACAAAACAGGATCCACGCGTAGAAACGCTGGTTAACGAAGTGATCGGCCGAGTGGCGGACAAATGGACGATGCTCATCCTTGAGGTTCTGGCTGAAAACGGGGAATTGCGCTTCACACAATTGGCAAAGAAAGTGGCAGGGATCAGCCAGAAAATGCTGACGCAGACCCTGCGCGAGATGGAACGTGAAGGGTTGGTAATCCGCACAGTACATCCCGTTATCCCCCCAAAGGTGGAGTACCGCCTGACGGATCTCGGTCTTGGGCTTGGGGCTGCGTTCTGTGGCGTGTGGGTATGGGCTGAGCAAAACCTTGAAATCATCGAACAAGCCCGTTCCGCATTCGATCTGCGATCCAAAGGCAGCTAA